A single Dreissena polymorpha isolate Duluth1 chromosome 14, UMN_Dpol_1.0, whole genome shotgun sequence DNA region contains:
- the LOC127857086 gene encoding uncharacterized protein LOC127857086 isoform X1 has protein sequence MAESGTRPDEPERFPRQGSVSSKQDLIQWENTSVETCTILSWLGYGQEIIQARRDAYRESGKLLTARVCGAATYIITGSKGEGLSSFLESDVDKLIVNNRVFCLEDDVKSSAFPGEITVLRSLSRRSYHGHCRLLLERLGTTIHRHVHDAFCDDGYGRELLSSDLFVNNWSNERLAEGMVQHERAGPSIPSTMSGHMHSDHVHALHYYCPNILSKWAARPRHWPPPEAVQRVVSLGAFLTPVGFKGSEYQHVEWRVCFNAGEIELISNLNDTQTKLYVLLKMIKNDVLHPRKKEVSSYTLKNIVLWMAENNPQASFHKKSILQWLHEALDALRVALITLELPYYMIPERNLMATSGLDREQQRTWISTITDMLNEGPKMILRLPKIRKALIAHPEPFRWYNGRRIELELLMLMYMNRAVICRDENGKIDYTDAILQALQRRIDEVLTDVGVRMRMEGTRVINADAIFDRILM, from the exons ATGGCTGAAAGTGGCACAAGACCTGATGAACCGGAAAGATTCCCAAGACAGGGCAGTGTGTCCAGCAAACAAGACCTG ATTCAGTGGGAAAATACCTCCGTTGAGACATGCACTATACTGAGCTGGCTCGGTTACGGACAGGAGATAATACAGGCTCGGAGAGACGCATATCGGGAGTCAGGCAAGCTGTTAACTGCACGGGTATGTGGAGCAGCCACGTATATTATTACGGGTAGCAAAGGTGAGGGGCTGAGCAGCTTCTTGGAAAGTGATGTGGATAAACTGATTGTAAATAATAGAGTATTCTGTTTAGAAGATGACGTAAAGTCAAGTGCCTTTCCTGGGGAGATAACCGTGTTGAGATCACTCAGCCGCAGGAGTTACCATGGTCACTGTAGACTGCTACTGGAGAGACTCGGTACAACAATTCACAGGCACGTACATGATGCGTTTTGTGATGACGGATATGGTCGCGAACTTTTGAGCAGTGACTTGTTTGTTAATAACTGGTCGAACGAACGCTTGGCTGAGGGCATGGTGCAGCATGAGCGTGCGGGACCGTCAATTCCGAGTACAATGAGTGGACACATGCACAGTGAccatgtacatgcattacattaCTACTGCCCCAACATTCTGTCAAAATGGGCCGCAAGACCTCGCCACTGGCCGCCACCGGAAGCCGTTCAGAGGGTCGTATCACTTGGGGCATTTCTTACGCCTGTTGGATTTAAAGGAAGCgaatatcaacatgttgaatggagaGTGTGTTTTAACGCCGGTGAGATCGAACTAATTAGCAATCTTAACGACACTCAaactaaattgtatgttttattgaaaatgataaagaacGATGTATTACATCCACGTAAGAAAGAAGTTTCATCgtacacattgaaaaacatcgttttatggatggcggaaaataatcctcaagcctcgtttcataaaaaaagtattttgcagTGGTTGCACGAAGCATTGGATGCGCTTAGAGTTGCATTGATCACCTTAGAGCTACCATACTATATGATTCCAGAAAGGAATTTGATGGCAACCTCTGGACTGGATAGGGAACAGCAACGCACATGGATATCAACGATTACAGATATGCTCAATGAAGGTCCGAAGATGATACTTAGACTTCCAAAGATACGAAAAGCTCTTATTGCTCATCCTGAACCATTCCGATGGTACAACGGGAGGAGAATTGAGCTGGAGTTGCTGATGCTCATGTACATGAACAGAGCGGTAATCTGCAGAGATGAGAACGGGAAGATTGACTATACCGATGCGATTTTGCAGGCATTACAGAGACGAATAGACGAGGTTTTAACGGATGTTGGCGTGAGAATGAGAATGGAAGGGACTCGAGTTATCAACGCGGATGCTATTTTTGATAGAATTTTGATGTAA